The Lewinellaceae bacterium genome includes a region encoding these proteins:
- a CDS encoding SIS domain-containing protein codes for MKLSIKSIISESITAKQKVLADEGLMEVIEEVVKKCIITFEQKGKILFCGNGGSAADAQHLAGELSGRFFIDREPLFAEALHVNTSFLTAMANDYSFEEAYARMVRAAGRPGDILFALSTSGNSENIIRTAADAQKIGMIVVGMTGETGGKLKENCDFLINIPSLVTPRIQECHIMVGHIICELVEKKLFG; via the coding sequence ATGAAATTGAGTATAAAATCCATTATTTCTGAATCCATTACCGCCAAACAAAAGGTGTTGGCTGATGAAGGATTAATGGAGGTCATTGAAGAGGTGGTAAAGAAGTGTATCATTACTTTCGAGCAAAAAGGCAAGATTCTTTTTTGCGGAAATGGTGGCAGCGCCGCCGATGCACAACATTTAGCGGGGGAGTTGTCGGGCAGATTTTTTATCGATCGCGAGCCATTGTTTGCAGAGGCTTTGCATGTCAATACGTCCTTTTTGACGGCAATGGCCAACGATTACAGTTTTGAGGAAGCTTACGCCCGCATGGTAAGAGCGGCCGGCCGGCCCGGGGATATTCTATTTGCCTTGTCCACTTCCGGTAATTCGGAGAATATTATCAGGACGGCAGCCGACGCACAGAAAATCGGGATGATTGTCGTTGGCATGACGGGAGAAACCGGCGGAAAACTCAAAGAAAATTGCGATTTTTTGATCAATATCCCTTCCTTGGTCACACCTCGTATCCAGGAATGCCACATTATGGTGGGACATATCATTTGTGAATTGGTGGAGAAAAAGCTTTTTGGATGA
- a CDS encoding cytochrome ubiquinol oxidase subunit I: protein MEDAILYDRLQFAFTITFHYLFPQLTMGLALIIVWFKWKFIRTENETYNHASKFWAKIFAVNFVMGVVTGIPMEFQFGTNWGRFSELTGNIIGQTLAMEGMFSFFMESTFLGLFLFGEKLLGRKLHFLAAFMIFLGSWLSGFLIIATHSWMQHPVGHEILANGEFVLKNFSALFSNPWLIPSFLHNQAASLVTASFVVSGTGAFYLLAENHKDFGKLFVKTGVAFGLAAALLVAFPFGDWIAKNVTKYQPITLAGMEGLFDSESGAPMVLIGQPNMKEQKMDNAIQVPNVLSMLTYKRWDAEVKGLNDFPKEEWPTNIPGLYYSYHIMVGLGTIFIGLLLLVAFFWWRKTLFPKRWIMWILMFMIPFPYIANIAGWYTAELGRQPWLVYGLLKMADGASETVSSGNALFTLLGFIALYFLLGLLFLLLVGKVIYQGPESKVRLKAH from the coding sequence ATGGAAGACGCGATTCTTTACGATCGTTTACAATTTGCATTTACCATTACTTTTCACTATTTATTTCCACAGCTCACGATGGGCCTGGCTCTAATCATTGTATGGTTCAAATGGAAATTCATCAGGACTGAAAACGAAACGTACAACCATGCTTCAAAGTTTTGGGCTAAGATTTTTGCGGTAAATTTTGTCATGGGAGTGGTGACAGGGATTCCCATGGAATTCCAATTTGGAACCAATTGGGGGCGGTTTTCGGAATTAACAGGAAATATTATCGGACAGACTTTGGCCATGGAGGGCATGTTTTCCTTTTTTATGGAATCTACTTTCCTGGGATTATTTCTTTTTGGGGAAAAGTTATTGGGTCGAAAATTACATTTTCTTGCCGCTTTTATGATTTTCCTCGGCTCATGGTTAAGCGGTTTCCTCATCATTGCCACCCATTCATGGATGCAGCATCCTGTAGGTCACGAGATTTTGGCCAACGGAGAGTTTGTCCTAAAAAACTTTTCGGCTCTCTTTTCCAATCCCTGGCTGATCCCTTCTTTTTTGCACAACCAGGCAGCATCACTTGTAACGGCTTCTTTTGTTGTGTCAGGAACCGGAGCATTTTATTTGCTGGCAGAAAACCACAAAGATTTTGGTAAACTTTTCGTCAAAACAGGGGTAGCCTTCGGCTTAGCAGCCGCTCTTTTGGTCGCCTTTCCATTTGGAGACTGGATCGCCAAAAACGTCACAAAGTATCAACCGATTACCCTTGCCGGCATGGAAGGATTATTTGACAGTGAATCAGGAGCCCCCATGGTACTCATCGGCCAACCCAATATGAAAGAACAAAAAATGGATAATGCCATTCAGGTTCCCAATGTGTTGAGTATGCTGACTTATAAGCGTTGGGATGCAGAAGTGAAAGGGTTGAATGATTTCCCTAAGGAAGAATGGCCCACAAATATTCCCGGGCTTTATTATTCCTACCACATCATGGTAGGTCTGGGCACCATTTTCATCGGGTTATTATTACTGGTGGCTTTCTTTTGGTGGCGCAAAACACTGTTCCCAAAACGATGGATCATGTGGATTTTAATGTTCATGATTCCCTTTCCATACATTGCCAATATTGCGGGTTGGTATACAGCTGAATTGGGCCGGCAACCATGGCTGGTGTACGGTTTATTGAAAATGGCTGATGGTGCCTCAGAAACCGTATCGTCCGGTAATGCTTTATTTACATTACTCGGATTTATAGCCCTGTATTTCCTGCTCGGACTATTGTTCCTGCTGCTTGTTGGCAAAGTGATTTACCAGGGACCTGAAAGTAAAGTAAGATTGAAAGCCCATTAA
- the cydB gene encoding cytochrome d ubiquinol oxidase subunit II: MIELWFILLVFMLSMFVILDGFDFGAGIIHLFVAKTEKEKQQAIRAIGPFWDANEVWLIAGGGVLFMAFPKYYAASFSGFYLSLIIVLWLLILRGIGMELRNLLSHQMWHTLWDKVFGMSSLLLALFFGTAMGNVIRGANLGGVAGGISKYEPHNFFLPLWNHQFSPLHQDPGVLDWFTISIGFIAALTLTIHGANWILYKTDGDLNIKLQKIVPKLLFALIPLLVLSLIEVFLIKNYIFENYAKYPVLFLFPIAGLAGLAGIFYYNKKKAHGKAFMSSAIFIMSGLASNAVGLFPKLLPSTNSINEALTIYNSGSTHYGLSVAIVWWLVAVVLVIIYFTFVHRIFRGKIDESIHYEH; this comes from the coding sequence ATGATTGAGCTCTGGTTTATATTATTGGTTTTCATGTTGTCGATGTTCGTCATTTTGGACGGATTTGATTTTGGTGCCGGAATCATACATCTGTTTGTCGCCAAAACCGAAAAAGAAAAACAGCAAGCCATCCGGGCCATCGGTCCTTTCTGGGACGCCAATGAGGTTTGGCTCATCGCAGGCGGAGGCGTTTTGTTCATGGCTTTCCCAAAATATTATGCTGCTTCTTTCAGTGGTTTTTACCTGTCGCTGATCATCGTATTGTGGCTGTTGATCCTGAGGGGAATAGGAATGGAGTTGCGCAATTTATTGTCGCATCAAATGTGGCATACCCTTTGGGACAAAGTCTTCGGTATGTCCAGCCTGCTCCTGGCATTATTTTTTGGTACGGCCATGGGCAATGTTATCCGCGGCGCGAACCTTGGTGGCGTCGCTGGAGGTATTTCAAAATACGAACCACACAACTTTTTCCTGCCGCTGTGGAACCATCAATTTTCCCCTTTACACCAGGATCCCGGCGTATTAGACTGGTTCACCATCTCTATAGGGTTTATAGCCGCGCTGACGTTAACCATCCATGGGGCTAACTGGATTCTTTACAAAACCGATGGAGATTTAAATATTAAATTACAAAAAATTGTACCAAAATTGCTGTTCGCATTAATTCCGCTATTGGTACTTTCCCTGATTGAAGTTTTCCTGATAAAAAATTACATATTTGAAAATTACGCCAAATATCCTGTTTTGTTTTTGTTTCCGATAGCCGGACTGGCAGGGCTGGCAGGCATTTTTTATTACAACAAAAAGAAAGCCCACGGTAAGGCTTTTATGAGTTCGGCCATTTTTATTATGTCGGGCCTGGCGAGTAATGCCGTCGGTTTGTTCCCTAAATTACTCCCATCGACCAATTCAATCAATGAAGCCCTGACCATTTACAACTCAGGTTCCACCCATTACGGACTGAGTGTTGCCATTGTCTGGTGGCTGGTGGCTGTCGTATTGGTCATCATTTATTTTACTTTCGTACACCGAATTTTCCGTGGAAAGATAGACGAAAGTATCCATTACGAGCATTAA
- a CDS encoding Na+ dependent nucleoside transporter — MDTLMSILRGTIGMIFFLGVCYLLSSDRKNIKWKVVWVGTSMQIVLAFAILKIPVVRMVFDGIARFFVVVLDFTNAGAEFVLGKWPAVAQVTNGITGDPFTIGYVFIFKVLPTIIFFSALTSLLYYLGILQLIIKGFAWVMTRLMGLTGAESLAAAANVFIGQTEAPLVIKPYLEGMSRSEILCLMTGGMATIAGSVFAAYVGFLGGDDPVAKQMFATHLLTASIISAPAAIVAAKMLLPESKKVALEDQKLDIPRQDAGNNILDAISRGTSDGVRLAANVGAMLLVFIAFVALVNYLLQDMVGAWTGLNGWVAEITSGQYQGFNLEFILGVLFAPVAWLIGVESSDLMVVGQLLGTKTTINEFVAYANLEGLKTAMSPKSLIITTYALCGFANFGSIGIQIGGISAIAPGQRQNLTELGVKALVGGTIACFLTATVAGMLV, encoded by the coding sequence ATGGACACATTAATGAGCATCCTGCGTGGAACAATTGGCATGATCTTTTTCCTGGGCGTATGTTACCTTTTAAGTAGTGACCGAAAAAATATTAAATGGAAAGTGGTGTGGGTAGGAACCTCCATGCAAATTGTGCTGGCTTTTGCTATTTTAAAGATTCCTGTTGTAAGAATGGTTTTTGATGGCATTGCCCGTTTTTTTGTAGTGGTACTTGATTTTACCAATGCGGGAGCTGAATTTGTTCTTGGAAAATGGCCGGCAGTGGCACAGGTGACCAATGGAATAACGGGAGATCCCTTTACCATAGGGTACGTTTTTATCTTTAAAGTCTTGCCAACCATCATATTCTTTTCTGCCTTGACGTCTTTGTTGTATTACCTGGGCATATTGCAACTTATTATCAAAGGCTTTGCCTGGGTGATGACACGCCTGATGGGGCTCACCGGCGCGGAGAGCCTTGCCGCTGCCGCGAATGTGTTTATCGGGCAAACGGAGGCCCCTCTAGTGATAAAACCCTATCTGGAAGGCATGTCGCGCTCCGAAATACTGTGTCTGATGACAGGAGGGATGGCTACCATTGCCGGGAGTGTATTTGCGGCTTATGTAGGTTTTCTGGGAGGGGATGATCCTGTGGCCAAGCAGATGTTCGCCACTCACCTTCTTACAGCCTCCATCATTTCCGCTCCGGCAGCCATTGTGGCGGCCAAAATGCTGTTGCCGGAAAGTAAAAAAGTGGCCCTGGAAGATCAGAAACTCGATATTCCACGCCAGGATGCCGGAAATAATATACTGGATGCCATCTCAAGAGGTACTTCGGATGGGGTCAGGCTGGCCGCTAATGTTGGGGCTATGTTACTCGTTTTTATTGCATTTGTAGCTTTAGTCAATTATCTTCTTCAGGACATGGTTGGCGCATGGACAGGTTTAAATGGCTGGGTGGCAGAAATTACCTCCGGCCAGTACCAGGGGTTTAACCTCGAATTCATTCTGGGAGTCCTTTTTGCGCCAGTGGCCTGGCTGATAGGCGTGGAAAGTTCCGATTTGATGGTGGTTGGCCAATTGCTGGGAACCAAAACGACAATCAATGAATTTGTGGCTTATGCCAATCTAGAAGGGCTTAAAACGGCCATGAGCCCTAAATCGCTCATCATTACCACTTATGCGCTTTGTGGGTTTGCCAATTTTGGTTCCATAGGCATACAAATTGGAGGCATAAGTGCCATTGCCCCGGGACAACGGCAAAACCTTACCGAACTGGGGGTTAAAGCTTTGGTCGGGGGAACCATTGCCTGTTTCCTGACGGCCACTGTGGCAGGGATGCTGGTTTAA
- a CDS encoding aminotransferase class IV → MINGALVPTDEAKLHISDLAILRGFGIFDYFRIKRGKVIFLEDHLERFFRSARIMNMQVPYSAEEISDMIDELIEKNGLDKFSVRLQLTGGYAPDAFSPVNPNLFLMSQPFPVVPEKILKNGSHVLTYEYQREIPEAKTINYLTGIRIAPLMAEHEADAVLYHDGTHIRESDRSNFFIVNQDGVLVTPKDKILWGVTRKITLKIAPDIVKTEEREVTLEEMRNAKEMFLSSSTKSILPVTKLDGKIVGDGKPGEVTQKLMKRFQEYLEAYLD, encoded by the coding sequence ATGATTAATGGAGCGCTTGTTCCTACCGACGAGGCCAAGCTTCACATCTCAGACCTTGCTATATTGCGTGGGTTTGGCATCTTCGATTATTTTCGGATAAAACGAGGCAAAGTCATCTTTCTGGAAGATCACCTGGAACGATTTTTCCGATCCGCCAGAATCATGAACATGCAGGTTCCTTATTCGGCTGAAGAAATTAGCGACATGATCGATGAACTTATTGAAAAAAACGGCCTCGATAAATTCAGTGTTCGCCTTCAACTCACCGGGGGGTATGCTCCTGATGCCTTTTCTCCGGTGAACCCTAACCTGTTCTTAATGTCCCAGCCTTTCCCTGTGGTGCCGGAAAAAATCCTAAAGAATGGCTCCCATGTTTTGACCTACGAGTACCAAAGGGAAATCCCCGAAGCCAAAACGATCAATTACCTCACCGGCATCAGGATAGCTCCTTTGATGGCTGAACACGAGGCGGATGCCGTTCTTTACCACGACGGAACCCATATCCGGGAATCCGATCGCTCCAATTTTTTTATCGTGAACCAGGACGGGGTTTTGGTCACCCCAAAAGATAAAATACTCTGGGGCGTCACCCGCAAAATTACCCTGAAAATAGCCCCCGACATTGTTAAAACCGAAGAAAGAGAAGTGACCCTGGAAGAAATGCGCAATGCCAAAGAAATGTTCCTGAGCAGTTCCACCAAATCCATCCTTCCAGTCACCAAACTGGACGGAAAGATCGTTGGCGACGGAAAGCCGGGGGAGGTTACCCAAAAGCTGATGAAGAGATTTCAGGAATATCTGGAGGCGTATTTGGATTAG
- the tkt gene encoding transketolase, with the protein MYSAEQKEILKRTANIIRGLSMDGVQAANSGHPGLPMGMADVATVLWSDFLKFNPENPGWFNRDRFVLSGGHGSMLLYSLLHLYGFDLPLEELKNFRQWGSKTAGHPEFHETPGVETTTGPLGQGLGNAVGMALAESSLAARFNSDAHNLVDHYTYVFAGDGDLQEGVSHEACAFAGHNKLGKLILLYDDNGITIDGSTDLSFSEDVLKRYEAYDWHTQRIDGHDVNAIHAAIESARMVPDKPSIIACKTIIGFGSPNRGGTSKAHGEPLGAGEVALSKTSLGLSPEQFFYVSEEVADFTRGIGKKGAKLESDWNGLRSAWEAANTDKKTAFNACLSLEVSEEALNIPEFEAGSSMATRAASGKILDHLAPRIPALIGGSADLTPSNKTDPKGETSYSPQNRTGRYIHYGVREHGMGAIMNGMQLHGGVINYGATFFVFTDYMRPPMRLAALMGIPVIYVMTHDSIGLGEDGPTHQPIEHLSSLRVMPNMSVIRPMDANETAEAWKMALLRKDGPTTLVLTRQNLKTIDRSSGQYASVDNTRKGGYVLTEDAGFDSIIISAGSEVEIALSAKEKLNAEGKKVRIVSMPSTDVFDAQSEAYKASVLPVSVTNRVAIEAGARMSWYKYVGTAGKVIGLDHFGASAPYEILYEKFGITAEAVVAEVKKG; encoded by the coding sequence ATGTATTCAGCTGAGCAAAAAGAAATCTTAAAAAGAACAGCCAATATCATCCGTGGTCTCTCCATGGATGGAGTTCAAGCCGCCAATTCCGGGCACCCGGGTTTGCCGATGGGAATGGCTGATGTCGCCACCGTGTTATGGTCAGACTTCCTGAAATTTAATCCCGAAAACCCCGGCTGGTTCAATAGAGACAGGTTTGTTCTTTCGGGGGGACATGGCAGTATGCTGCTTTATAGCCTGTTGCATCTCTATGGTTTTGATTTGCCGTTGGAGGAATTGAAAAATTTCAGACAGTGGGGTAGTAAAACGGCCGGCCATCCTGAATTCCATGAAACCCCGGGGGTGGAAACGACTACCGGCCCGCTGGGACAGGGATTAGGGAATGCCGTAGGAATGGCCCTTGCAGAGTCGTCTCTTGCCGCCAGGTTTAATAGCGATGCTCATAATCTGGTGGATCATTATACTTATGTTTTTGCCGGTGACGGGGACTTGCAGGAAGGGGTATCCCACGAAGCCTGTGCTTTTGCCGGGCATAATAAACTTGGAAAGCTCATCCTGCTTTATGACGATAACGGGATTACCATCGACGGTTCAACGGATCTTTCTTTTTCGGAAGATGTATTAAAAAGATATGAAGCCTACGACTGGCACACACAAAGGATTGACGGCCATGACGTAAACGCCATTCATGCGGCCATCGAATCTGCCCGGATGGTGCCGGATAAACCTTCGATCATTGCATGCAAAACAATCATCGGATTTGGCAGCCCCAACAGGGGAGGTACCTCCAAAGCCCACGGGGAACCCCTTGGCGCAGGTGAGGTGGCTTTGTCTAAAACAAGCCTGGGATTATCACCCGAACAGTTTTTTTATGTTTCGGAAGAGGTAGCTGACTTTACAAGAGGAATCGGTAAAAAAGGCGCTAAGCTTGAATCAGATTGGAACGGATTAAGATCAGCATGGGAAGCGGCCAATACTGATAAAAAAACTGCTTTTAATGCTTGTCTCTCCCTTGAGGTTTCCGAGGAAGCTTTAAATATTCCTGAATTTGAAGCCGGCTCCAGTATGGCTACCCGCGCGGCTTCTGGAAAAATACTTGATCATCTGGCTCCGCGTATTCCTGCATTAATCGGTGGTTCCGCAGACCTTACGCCTTCCAATAAAACAGATCCGAAAGGAGAAACTTCATACAGTCCACAGAACAGAACCGGGCGTTATATCCACTACGGTGTGCGTGAACACGGTATGGGAGCCATCATGAACGGAATGCAACTGCATGGAGGCGTGATCAATTACGGGGCAACTTTCTTCGTCTTTACCGATTATATGCGTCCACCAATGCGCCTTGCCGCTCTGATGGGTATTCCGGTTATTTATGTGATGACCCACGATAGTATCGGACTCGGCGAAGACGGACCTACTCACCAGCCGATCGAGCATCTTTCTTCCCTGAGGGTGATGCCCAATATGTCAGTCATTCGTCCGATGGATGCCAATGAAACGGCTGAAGCATGGAAAATGGCCCTGTTGCGCAAAGATGGCCCAACCACCCTGGTGTTGACCAGGCAAAACCTCAAGACAATAGATCGCAGTTCAGGACAATATGCCAGCGTAGATAATACCCGTAAAGGGGGCTATGTGCTGACGGAAGACGCAGGCTTTGACAGTATCATCATTTCTGCAGGTTCTGAAGTGGAAATTGCGCTTTCAGCAAAAGAAAAACTCAATGCAGAAGGCAAAAAGGTTAGAATTGTTTCCATGCCGTCCACCGATGTATTTGATGCTCAAAGTGAAGCCTACAAAGCTTCTGTGTTGCCCGTTTCGGTAACCAACCGGGTGGCCATTGAGGCCGGTGCCAGGATGTCATGGTACAAATATGTTGGTACGGCTGGTAAGGTTATCGGTCTGGATCACTTCGGTGCCTCTGCCCCTTACGAAATTCTTTACGAAAAATTCGGCATTACCGCGGAAGCTGTGGTAGCAGAGGTAAAAAAAGGTTAA
- a CDS encoding amidohydrolase, with translation MKVRYLLFSLVLFFLSGCQNPPETVWADTIILGGNILTMDGQNPWAQAVAVKNGKIIAVGTDEEIVKFQSDSTQLIQLKGEFVMPGFIEGHGHFSSLGASLINLNFLKSKNWNEIVAQVAEKVKNTPSGDWIIGRGWHQEKWNERLEKEVLGYPYHDHLSEISPDNPVMLIHASGHSLFANEKAMELAGISHETPNPIGGEIVRGQQGEAIGVFEETAMDLIKSAYREYLDSLSKEKTDAIWNKGISLAQEECLKKGVTSFQDAGSSYEEIEKYREMAENGALDLRLWAMLRHSYDEMKDHMDGFPIIGVGEGYFTCRAIKTEIDGALGSYGAWLLESYQDKPNFKGQNTTPVEEVENIAKLAIDHNMQLCVHAIGDRGNREVLDIMERVFKENPDKKDLRWRMEHAQHLDTTDIPRFKELGMIASMQGIHCTSDAPFVEKRLGQERAQKGAYAWRSLLDSGAVVSNGTDTPVEDVNPLENFYASVTRKRVDTGFEFYPEQALTREEAIYSYTKACAYAAFEENEKGSLEKGKWADLVVLSNDLVHCTEAEILETQVLMTIVGGQIKFQR, from the coding sequence ATGAAAGTAAGATATTTATTATTCAGTCTGGTTCTCTTTTTTCTTTCCGGTTGTCAAAACCCTCCTGAAACGGTCTGGGCGGATACGATCATTCTTGGAGGTAATATTTTAACCATGGATGGTCAAAATCCATGGGCACAGGCGGTGGCGGTAAAAAACGGGAAGATCATAGCCGTGGGAACCGATGAGGAGATAGTGAAATTTCAATCAGATTCCACGCAACTGATCCAGCTAAAGGGTGAATTTGTCATGCCCGGCTTTATTGAAGGACACGGCCATTTTTCAAGCCTGGGGGCAAGTTTGATCAATCTCAATTTTTTGAAATCAAAAAACTGGAACGAGATTGTAGCGCAGGTAGCGGAAAAGGTAAAAAATACTCCATCCGGCGACTGGATCATCGGCAGGGGCTGGCACCAGGAAAAATGGAACGAACGCCTGGAAAAGGAGGTTTTAGGGTATCCTTACCACGATCATTTAAGCGAAATTTCTCCTGACAACCCGGTGATGTTGATCCATGCAAGCGGGCATTCCCTTTTTGCCAACGAAAAAGCCATGGAATTGGCCGGAATTAGCCATGAGACGCCGAACCCTATTGGGGGAGAGATCGTTCGTGGCCAGCAGGGGGAAGCGATTGGCGTCTTTGAAGAGACGGCTATGGATCTCATAAAAAGCGCTTACCGGGAATATCTCGATTCCCTGAGTAAAGAAAAAACAGATGCCATTTGGAATAAAGGTATTTCCCTGGCCCAGGAAGAATGCCTAAAAAAAGGGGTCACTTCTTTCCAGGATGCCGGTTCTTCTTATGAAGAGATCGAAAAATACCGGGAGATGGCCGAAAATGGAGCACTTGACCTTCGATTGTGGGCCATGTTGCGTCATTCTTATGATGAAATGAAAGATCACATGGACGGTTTTCCGATCATTGGGGTTGGAGAAGGTTATTTTACTTGTCGGGCCATCAAAACGGAAATCGACGGAGCCCTAGGATCTTATGGCGCCTGGTTGTTGGAAAGCTACCAGGATAAGCCCAATTTCAAAGGACAAAATACCACTCCCGTGGAAGAGGTTGAAAACATTGCAAAACTCGCGATAGATCATAATATGCAGTTGTGCGTACATGCCATTGGTGACCGTGGCAATCGGGAAGTATTAGATATCATGGAGCGTGTTTTTAAAGAAAATCCGGATAAAAAGGACCTTAGATGGCGTATGGAGCATGCACAGCATCTTGACACAACGGACATTCCCCGTTTTAAGGAACTGGGGATGATTGCTTCGATGCAGGGAATTCATTGTACTTCAGATGCTCCTTTTGTTGAAAAAAGGCTGGGTCAGGAACGAGCCCAAAAAGGAGCCTATGCCTGGCGGTCGCTGCTGGATAGCGGTGCTGTTGTCTCCAATGGAACGGATACCCCCGTAGAAGATGTAAACCCGCTGGAGAATTTTTATGCTTCTGTAACCAGAAAGCGTGTGGATACGGGATTTGAATTTTACCCTGAACAGGCACTGACACGGGAAGAAGCTATTTATTCATATACTAAAGCCTGTGCCTATGCGGCTTTTGAAGAAAACGAGAAAGGTTCCTTGGAAAAAGGCAAATGGGCAGATTTGGTGGTTTTGTCCAATGACCTGGTTCATTGTACAGAGGCTGAAATTTTGGAAACACAGGTTTTAATGACCATTGTAGGAGGGCAGATAAAATTTCAAAGATAA
- a CDS encoding GNAT family N-acetyltransferase, producing the protein MHTIQIRLAVREDLPAIHNLVRQLAIFEEAEAEFTATIEQYREDFDSAVFEALVAEVDGEIRGMALYYLTYSTWKGKMLYLEDFVVEEAYRSFGIGQLLFEQVLGQGREKGCKLLKWQVLDWNKDAIRFYEKNNAIIEQEWWNGKIFL; encoded by the coding sequence ATGCACACAATACAAATCCGACTAGCTGTCCGCGAAGATCTCCCGGCCATCCATAACCTTGTTCGGCAACTGGCTATTTTTGAAGAAGCCGAGGCAGAATTCACGGCAACTATTGAGCAATACCGGGAAGATTTTGATTCCGCGGTATTCGAAGCTCTTGTTGCAGAAGTAGACGGCGAAATACGGGGAATGGCACTCTATTACCTGACTTATTCCACCTGGAAAGGCAAAATGCTGTACCTCGAGGATTTTGTGGTGGAGGAAGCCTACCGAAGTTTCGGAATAGGTCAGCTGCTTTTTGAGCAAGTGCTTGGACAAGGCCGTGAGAAAGGCTGCAAACTGTTAAAATGGCAGGTGTTGGACTGGAACAAGGACGCCATTCGTTTTTACGAAAAAAATAATGCCATTATAGAGCAAGAGTGGTGGAATGGTAAAATATTCCTGTAA